The window GAGAGCCTCGACGCGTCGGAGCCGTTGATCATCCACTGCCGCTCGGGCCCCCGCGGCGACCGTGCGGTCGAGTACCTGCGCGCGGCCGGGTTCGACAACGCCGTCAACCTCGCCGGGGGGATCCTCGCGTGGGCGGAGGAGATCGACCCGGCGATGCCGCAGTACTGAGGGAGGTCTGAACCCGTGACGCCGGCCGCTCCGCGCATCGTTTCGCTCCTCGCGTCGGGGACCGAGATCGTCGATGCGCTCGGTCTCGGCGAGTGCCTCGTCGGCATCTCGCACGAGTGCGATCATCCGCCGCACCTGCTCGATCGTCCCCGCGTCAGCCGCCCCCGCTTCGACCCGGAGGCTCTCTCGAGCGGAGAGATCGACGCCGCCGTGCGACAGGCGATGACCGAACACGGCAGCGTATACGAGGTCGACGCAGCCGTCCTCGAGAAGCTCGACCCGGACATCATCATCACGCAGGCCGTGTGCGACGTGTGCGCCGTGCCGACGGACGGCGTGCGGGAGGTGCTCGGGGCGCGCGGAATCGAGGCCGACGTGGTGTCGCTGGACGCTCACACGATCGAAGACATCCTCGCTTCGATCACGCAGGTGGCCCGGGCCGCCGGCAGTCCGGAGATCGCCGGGGACGCGGGTGGTTCGCTCCGGAGGCGACTCGATGCGGTGCGGGCGGCGGTACCCCACGCCGACCCGCCGCGGGTGCTCGGGATCGAGTGGTTCGATCCACCGTTCGCGCCTGGCCACTGGGTGCCGGAAATGATCGAACTCGCCGGAGGCCGCAACCTGGCGGGCGAGGCGGGGCAGCCTTCGCGGGAAGTGTCGTGGGATGAGATCAGAGGGCTCGATCCGGACGCGCTCCTCCTCATGCCTTGCGGCTACGGCCTCGACGCGTCGCGCGCAGACGCGGACGCGCACGCTGAGCGCCTTGGAGAAGTGGCGCCGCGCGCGATCGCGGAGGGCCGCGCCTGGGTCGTCGACGCCTCCTCTTACTTCAACCGCTCGGGCCCCCGTTTCGTCACCGGCGTCGAGATCCTGGGTGGATTGCTGCACCCGGACCGCGTCCCCACCCCGGATGCGGAGGTCGCCGCCGTGTGGACGCCTCCGGCCTGATTGGTCCCCTCAGGTGTCTTCCCGGGGACCATCACGAACGGAGGCGCCACCGTCCTCGGAGGTCAGTCGAAGTTGACCTGGCGCACCTCTTCGACTCCGTCGAGGTCCTCCAACTCGCGCAGCGTCGCCGCCGGCAGTTCCTCGTCGATCCTCACCACGCCGAAGGACTGGCCACCGCCCTTTCGCCGCGCGAGGTGGTATTCCGCGATGTTCGCGTTTGCCTCGCCGAGCACCGTCCCCACGGCGCCGATCACGCCCGGCTGGTCGCGATTGCGGATGAGGAGACAGGTGCCGCGGGGCTCCGTCTCGATGCGGAAGGTACCGACCCGCACGATCCGCGGTTCCATCCGGGATCCCATGAGGGCCCCGCCCACGACCATGCCCCTCCTGCCTCTGCTCCTGCCCCTGCCCGTGGCTCCCCGCGAAGCCGCGGAGAGTTCGACGTAGTTCGTGTAGTCGCCCACGGCCTGCGTGCGTACCCGCACGATCTCCAGGCCCCGCTCCGCCGCGATCGAGAGGGCGTTCACGACGTTGAGCGGGGGATCGACGCGGCGTTCGAGGAAACCGACGGCCACGCTCGCCGCGAGGGGTCCGAGCACACCGTCCCGGGGTCCTCCGTAGCGCACGTCTATCCGGCTCGGCGGTGCGTCCTCGAGTCCGGCGAGGAGGCGTCCCAGACGGTACCCGAGATCCATGATGGGTCCCGCCCCGTCGCGGTCCTCCGCCTCGAAGGGAGCGTTCAGCGCGGCGCTGTAGTCGCCGTCGACGAGCGCGTCGCGCACGGAGATGGCGATCTGCCGGGAGACCTGACGCTGGGCTTCATACGTGGACGCGCCCAGATGCGGGCTGAACACGAGTTGCGGGGCATCCCGCAGCGGGCTGTCGGCGGGGAGCGGTTCCGTCTCGAACACGTCGAGGCCGGCGGCTCCCAGATGGCCGCTGCCGAGCGCCTCCGCCAACGCCGCCTCGTCCACGAGTCCGCCCCTTGCCGCGTTCACCAGGATCGAGCCCTGGCGCATGGCCGCGAGCTCCTTGCGGCCGATGAACCCGCGGTTCTCCTCGGAGAGGGGAACGTGCAGCGTGATCGCGTGGCAGGCCGGGAGGAGTTCGTCCAGGCTTGCGAGTTCCACCCCCAGATCGCTCGCACGATCGGCGCTCACGAAGGGATCGTGGGCCACGACGCGCATCCCGAACGCCCGCGCCCGCCACACGACCTCCGCCCCGATCCGCCCGAGTCCGATCACGCCGAGCGTCTTCCCGCTCAACTGGATCCCGCGCAACTCCTTGCGCCTCCACTCTCCGGCGCGGATGCTCGCGTCCGCCTCCGTGATCCGGCGGGCCGCGGCGAGGAGCAGGGCGAAGGCGAGTTCGGCCGTGGACTGCGTGTTCGCCGCGGGCGCGTTGAGCACGGCGATTCCGCGACGCGTGGCGGCGGGGATGTCGATGTTGTCCACACCCACGCCCGCGCGCCCCACGACCCTCAGCCGGTCGGCGGACTCGATGAGGTCGGGGGTCACCTTCGTGCGGGATCTCACGATGAGCGCCGATGCGCCTTCGAGCGCGCTGCGGAGCGCCTCGCGATCCGATTCCGTGTGATCCTCGACCGCGAGCCCGGGGGCGGCCCGCAGCGTCTCGATCCCGTCCGGGAGGAGGGGATCCGCAAGAATGACGCGAAGGTCGCCGCCCTTCGACTCGCTCACGGGATTCCGCTCACAGGACTTCGTCGAGGACGGCCAGCAGCGCTTCCAGTTCGTCGAGAGTGTGTTCGCCCATGTGCCCGATCCTGAACGACGGCTGCTTCAGGGGTCCGTAACCCGCCGCCACCGTGTATCCGTGCGCCAGAGCGCGGGAGACGACCTCGGGACCCGTCAGGCCATCCGGAAGCATGATGACCGTCACGCAGGGCGAACGGTAGCCTTCCGGCGCCAGCACGCGCCACGGGCGACCCGTTCGCGCGGCCGTATCGTCCACCCATTCGTACGTCCGGCGCGCCATCGCGTCATGCCGTTCCCAGCGCGCCTCGAGCCCCTCCTCCATCATCCGGGCCAGTTGCCGTTCGAGAGCGAAGAAGAGCGAGACAGCCGGGGTATTCGGCGTCTGCCAGCGCTCGAGGTTCTTCTCGAACTTGAGGATGTCGAAGTAGAAGCCCCGGTGCTCAACCTCCCGCGCGCGGGCGAGCGCCCTCTCGGAGGCGACGGCCAGCGCGAGCCCCGGCGGCAGCGCCACCGCCTTCTGCGACCCTGTGAGGACGAAGTCCAGCCCCCACTCGTCGGTCTTCACGGGCGCCCCGGCCAGGGATGAGACGGTATCGACGGCGATCAGCACGTCATCGAACTCGTGGACGACGGCGGCGAGGTCCTCCAGCGGATTGAGGACGCCGGTCGAACTCTCCGAGTGGACGACGGTCACGAGGTCGTACCGGCCGGGCGCCGCGGAGAGCGCGTCGCGCAGGCGCTCGGGGAGATTCGGCTCGCCCCACTCCGCCTCGAGCGCATCCGCCGGGCGCCCCGTCGCTTCGGCGATCGCGTGGAACCGCTTGCTGAACGACCCGTTCGTGAGGCAGAGGACGCGGCGGCGCGTGAGGTTCGTGATCGCCGCTTCCATCATGCCCGTGGCGGACGATGTCGACAGGTACACGGGCCTCGACGTCCGGAAGAGTCGCGAAGCGGAAGGCTGCATCGCTTCGACGAGGCCCGAGACCTCGGCGCTCCGGTGCCCGACGACGGGTCGCCTCATGGCGTCGAACAGATCCGGTGGAACTTCGGTCGGGCCGGGCAGAAAGAAGCGGCCGAACGAGATGGGCGGGTTCATGGCCGGAGATGGTATCGCTCTCTGACCCCTGTGGCCAATCGTTCGCTCGCAGTCGTCGCGGAGTCCGGTTGACGCGCCGCCGGGGCAGCAAGATTTTGCGGCCCGACCAGGGGGTTCCCACATGCGATACGTCACGATCACCGACCTGTCCCCGGAAGATGTCCTCGACCGCGCGAAGGCGTTTTTCGGCCGACATTCCGGGCTCGCCGTGCGCGAGGAGACGGAGGCATCCGTCACCTTCGCCGGCGAGATCGGCCTGGCCCGGTTCGCTGTCGACCGGGCGGGCGGCCACACGAACGTCCGCGTCGAGACCGACCGCGTCGTGGGCCTCGACGTGACCGACCTCGCGAAACGTTTCCTCTACACCCTCCGCAACGTCCACTGAGCGCCGCAATCGAGGCCGGCGTTGAACCCGCTCCCGAGGATCGCATGAGCGCCATCACGGTACGCCTCATCATGCCGGACCGCTGGCTCGAACACGTCGCGGAGCTGTCCGCCGACACCACCGTGGCCGACGCCAAGGCCTTCGGCATCCGCGAGATGCTCCAGCGCTCCTCCGACGACCCCGCCGACTTCTACACCGAGTTCGCCGAGCGCCGCATCCGCGACGAGACGCGTACGCTCGCGGACGTGGGTATCGGCGCGCGGGGCGTGCTCTCGATCCGGGCCTACGACCTCGGCCACTACGCCCCCTTCCGGGGCTAGGGGACGCGACAGCAGCGGCTGACGCGACGCTAGCGGTTGAAGTAGCTCCGCGTCTCGCGCCAGACGACGCCTGACAGGAGCAGGAGTCCCACCAGGTTCGGCGCGGCCATGAGGCCGTTGAGGATGTCGGAGATGAGCCACACGACATCCAGCTCCACGACGGCGGCAAGCCCGATCACGATCACGAACACGAGCCGGTAGGGACGGATCACGCGTTCGCCGAAGAGGTAGGCGAAGCTTCGTTCCCCATAGTAGGACCACCCGAGCATCGTGCTGAAGGCGAAGGTCGCGAGGCCGAGCGCGACGACGATGTCCCCCGCGCCCGCGAGCAGGCTCGTGTCGAAGGCGAGTTGCGTCATGTTCGCGCCCTCGGCCCCCGATTCCCACGCGCCCGTGGTCAGGATCGCGAGCCCCGTCAGGGTGCAGACGACGATGGTGTCGATGAACGTCTGTGTCATGGAGACGAGGGCCTGCCGCACCGGCTCGCGCGTCTGCGCCGCGGCGGCGGCGATCGCCCCCGTCCCCAGCCCGGATTCGTTCGAGAAGATCCCGCGTGCGACCCCGAAGCGCATCGCCTGGAGCACGGTGTAGCCGAGCGCGCCGCCGGCCACGGCCTGCCCCCCGAACGCATGCTCGAACACCAGCCGGAAGGCCGCGGGGATCTCCGCCGCGTTTGATATGAGGACGACGCCGGCGACGCCCATGTAGAGGACGATCATCGCCGGCACGATGACGCTCGCCACCCGCCCGATGGACCGGATCCCTCCGATGATGACGAGCCCGACGGCTCCCGCGGTGACGAGTCCCATGATCCAGTGCGGCACATGGAACGACTCGTTCATGGCGTCCGCCACCGCCTGGGACTGGACGCCGTTGCCGATGCCGAACGCGGCGAAGGTCGCGAAGAGCGCGAAGGCGATCGCGAGCCCCCGGCCGACCGGGCTCCGCCCGAGACCGTGCTCGAGGTAGTACATCGGGCCGCCCGCCTTCTCGCCCCGGGCATCCGTCTCCCGGAAGCGGACGCCGAGCACCGCTTCCGCGTACTTCGTCGCCATCCCGAGGAGTCCCGTCACCCACATCCAGAAGAGCGCCCCTGGGCCACCTGCGCCGATGGCCGTCGCGACGCCCACGATGTTCCCGGTGCCGACCGTTGCGGCCAGCGCGGTCATGAGCGCCTGGAAGTGCGAGATGTCGCCCTCGCCCTCCGGTTCGCGGCGCTTGACGAGCGCCAGCCAGAGCGCGTGCCCGAGGCGGCGGAACTGGAGGCCCCGCAGCAGCAGCGTGTAGACGAGGCCGGTGGTGAGGAGGAGGATGATGAGGGGGACGCCCCACACCCAGGCCTGAATCGCCTCCAGCAGTCCGTGGGGGGACCCCGCGTCAGCTGCGGTAATTGCTGTCACCTCGTGCTGGAAGTCGCCAGGGGAGAGCGCGCCGGACGGCTGCGGCGAGCGGACTGTGACGTTAGACATGCCTCGGAGCCGCCGTCAACGTAACGGGTGGCCGGGCGGGCCCTGCGATCCGGGGCGCATCCGGGTCCCGGGAGGTGGGACTCGGACGGATCGGGCCGCACTTTGGGCGAACGGACGCCTTGCGTACCTTCCCCACCCATGCGGGCGACCGCCCGTTCACGACCTTTGGCCATTCGTTCCCGGGGATCCCGCTCTTGGACAAGGACCAGCCGGCAGGCGCGGCGGAAACGGCCCCGCCGCCTTCGGAGGCGTTCGATGCCCTCGCGGGGGCGATTGAACGAGGGCGTCACGTCGCCCTCGTTGCGGCCGAGGGGGCGGGCCTGGCCAGGGTCTACGCGGCGGCCGCCGTGCGCGACCTCGCCGCCGGCGAGGCGGACGGACGCGCCTTCGTGCTCACCGCAACGGTGGACCGCGCGCGGCGTTGCGCGTCGCGCATGCATGCCGTGGCCCGCGCCGACGGGCATGAGGTCGTGGTTGTTCCGGGCGCCGGCGCCGGGGCGGTGGGGCGGGCGCCGATCCTGGTCGGGCCACCGGCCGTGCTGCTGGAGGGCGTGCGGAGAGGCGACATCCCGGCGGCGGCGCTGTGCACCCTGGTCCTCGATGATGTGCGTGCGCTCGAGCCGGCGCGGGCGGCCGTCGAGGCCGTGGTGCAGGCCTCCGGAGACGGGGCCCGTCGGATCGCGACGACCCACGCCCGCGATGCAGGGTTCGACGAGCTGGTCGAGCGCTGGCTGCCGCGCGCGCGTCGGTGGCCGAACGAGCTGTTCGCCGAGCCGCGGGCCGGGGAGTCGGGCGCCGGACGCGCGGCGGGCACCCCGGTCGCCGTCGCGAGCCGGGCGACGCGCGAGGGCCGGCTGGCCCGCCTGGCCGAGTTGCTTCACGACCTCACGCGGGCCGGCACGGGAGCCGGAGCGGCGACTGCCGTCAGCGTCGAGACGGCTCCCGGCGCCGTCGCCGATGTGCGCGCCGCGCTCTCGGTGGCCGGGCTGCGCGTCGCCGCGGCCGAGGGAGCCGGTGCCGCCGAAACGGACGACGGCGTGACGGTACGGGTCGGGGCGTGGCGCGAGATCGACCCCGCCGCCCATGCCGTCGCGTTCGAACTGCCGCCCGCGCCGGAGCCCCTCGCCCGCGCGGCGGCGGCCGCCGAGCACTGCTACGCCATCGTCGACACCCTGCACGAGCAGCAACTCGAACTGACGGCGTCGCGGGCCGGGCTGCGGCTCGCACCCCTGGCCGAGCCCGCGGACCCCGCGCTCATGGACGACGTGGCCGCCTTCCGCGCCCACGTATCCGCCGCGCTGGAAGAGCAGGATCTCGCGAGCGGCGCGCTCCTCCTCGCCCCGCTCCTGGAGGAACATGGCTCCGCACGAGTGGCCGCCGCGCTGGCCGGACTCCTCCGGGCAGCGGATCGAACCGCCCCGCGGGCCGGCGAAGCGGCGCCCGGCCAGGCGCCTCGCGGCGACGCGCCGACCCGGGACGCCGCGGGGGCACCCACCGACGCCAGCGCCCGGCGCGCCACGCGACCCACCTGGACCAAGGTCTTCGTCGGCGTCGGGAAGCGGGACGGCGCCGGCCCCGGCGACCTCGTCGGCGCCATCACGGGCGAAACCTCCGTTGCGGGCGGACAGATCGGGCGCATCGACATCCGGCAGAACTTCACCCTCGTCGACATCGATTCGCTGGCCGCCGACGCGGTGGTCCGCGGCCTCGACGGCAGCCGGATCAAGGGTCGCCAGGTCGTCGCGCGCCTGGACCGCGGGGCGCGACGAGGCGGATGAGCCCGCTGCGGCGCCTGTTCGACTTCAGCCGGTTGGAAGGCCGCCTCCTCGGGGCCGTCCTCTTCACGGTGAGTATCACGATCATCGGGACGATCGGCTTCGCCGCCATGCCCGACTACAACCTGTCCGACGCATTCTTCATGACCGTGATCACGGTCTCGGCGGTCGGGTACGGCGAAATCCGGACCCTCACCGATGGCGGTCGCATCTTCGCGAGTTTCATGATCGCGGGCGGCATCATCACGCTCGCGATCTGGTTCGCCCTCATCACCGCCACCCTCGTCGAGATGAACCTGACCCAGTCATTCAAGAAACGAAGAACGATGAAGAGGATCGACGACCGCAGGGACCATGTGATCCTGTGCGGCGCGGGCCGCACCGGCCTGGCCGCGCTGAAGAGGCTCGCCACGCGCGGGACCCCCTACGTCGCCATCGAACGCGATCCCGCGCAGATCCTGGAGGCACGCCGGATCGACCCCGACGCGCTGATCATCGAGGGAGATGCGACCGATGACGACACACTCATGGCGGCGGGGATCCAGCGTGCGCGCGGGCTCATCGCCTCGCTGAGCGCGGACACCGACAACGCCTTCGTGTGCCTAGCGGCGCGCGAGTTGAACGCGGATCTCACCATCGTGGGGCGGGCCCGTTCAGAGGAAGCGGTGAGCAAGCTCAAGAAGGCGGGCGCCGACCGCGTCGTCACCCCCAACTCGACCGGCGGCATCCAGATGGCCTCGCTCGTCCTGCGGCCCGACGTCACGCTCTTCGTCGACTTCGATACCCCCGGCGACGCCGGCGGCATGGGGCTTCTCCTGGAGCAGGTGTCCGTGCCGGAGTCTTCCGAGGTCGCCGGACTCACCCTGGCCGAGTCGAAGATCCAGGCCCGGACCGGCCTGCTCGTCGTCGCGATCCAGCGCGGAAGCAAAGCGGGCGGCGACGCCGAGGGCTTCGTCTACAACCCGGGGCCGCAGGAGAAGCTGCGGGCCGGCGATGATCTCGTAGTGCTCGGACCTCGGTCCAGCTTCGCCGAACTGCGCGACTTCCTGAGCTGACCTTCGAAGCGGAGCCGCCCGGGATTGTGAGGCTCAGAGCTTCTCGGGAGTCTCCTGGAAGAAGGGCCGCCACTTCTCTTCGGGCGAGGGCGGCGTGAGGAGGCTCACGACGATCAGGAGTCCGAGCGAGATGAGGACGCCGGGGATCACGATGTAGTCGCTCGAAGCGAAATCGAACGCGGTCCCCCCGATCGTGGCGCTGAAGTCCACCCCGAACCGGGACAGGAGCGCGATCCCCACGATGCTCCCGAGTCCGCCGGCGATACACGCCACGCCTCCCTGCGGCGTTACGCGGCGCCACAGGAAGGCCGCAAGGAGCGCCGGCGTGAGACTGGCCCCGACGAGCGAGTACGCGTAGAGCGCCATCGCGAGTACGGTGTCGAACTGCGTCAGCAGGACGAGCCCCAGCCCGCCGAACAGGACGACGCAGAGGCGCTGCAGCGCCAGCTTTCGCCCTTCGCTCGCGTCCGGATCCACGAACCGTTCGTAGAGGTCCCGGCTCACGTTGGTCGACGGCACGAGCAGGAAAGTGTTCCCGGTCGAGAGCACGATGGCGACCGCCGCGGCGAGGAGAATCGCGCCCCCGATGATCGGCAGGCCGTTGGCGGCGATGTGAAGGATGATCGTCTCCGACGCGGCACGCCCGACGAGCGACACCTGCTCCGGGTCCGCGAGTTCCGGGAAGACCGCCCGACCCACGATCGCGATCAGCGCCAGCGTCGTCTCGATGAAGACGACCCCGAGGAACATGCCGACCACGGCCTTCTTGGCGGACCCCGCGTCCCTGGCGGAGAAGAACTTCTGGTACATCCCGCTCTCGCCCAGGATGAGCAGGAAGGTGGGCATCGCGACGCCGATGACCCAGAGTACGTTGTGTCCCCCGAGTACCGTGAGGTGCTGCTCCGGAAGCGCGGCCGCGATCGCCCCCACGCCACCGTTCGACAGCACGAGGTAGGGGAGACCGATGATGATGCCGAGCGTGATGATGATCCCGTTGAGGAGATCGACGGAGACGATCGACACCATGCCGGCGAGTGCCGTGAAGGCCACGATCGTGATGCACGTGATGATCATCCCGGCCGTGGGGGAGATGGCGCCATCCGTGACGATGCTTAGAATCCAGCCGCCGCCCCGGAACTGGTAGGCGGCGATCGTCACGTAGGCGAGGATGATCGCGACCGTGCCGAGGACGCGGGCCGCCGCGTTGTAGCGCTGCTCGAGGAGATCCGGGACCGTGTACTTCGCGATCGAGCGCACGCGGGGTGCAAGGTAGAAGGCGACGAGGAGACCGACCCAGGCGCCGAAGGAGAACCACAACTCCGCGATCCCCGTCCGGTAGGCGAGCCCGGCCCCGCCGAAGAGCGACCCCGAGCCGATCCAGGTGCAGAT is drawn from Candidatus Palauibacter polyketidifaciens and contains these coding sequences:
- a CDS encoding cobalamin-binding protein gives rise to the protein MTPAAPRIVSLLASGTEIVDALGLGECLVGISHECDHPPHLLDRPRVSRPRFDPEALSSGEIDAAVRQAMTEHGSVYEVDAAVLEKLDPDIIITQAVCDVCAVPTDGVREVLGARGIEADVVSLDAHTIEDILASITQVARAAGSPEIAGDAGGSLRRRLDAVRAAVPHADPPRVLGIEWFDPPFAPGHWVPEMIELAGGRNLAGEAGQPSREVSWDEIRGLDPDALLLMPCGYGLDASRADADAHAERLGEVAPRAIAEGRAWVVDASSYFNRSGPRFVTGVEILGGLLHPDRVPTPDAEVAAVWTPPA
- the serA gene encoding phosphoglycerate dehydrogenase, with product MSESKGGDLRVILADPLLPDGIETLRAAPGLAVEDHTESDREALRSALEGASALIVRSRTKVTPDLIESADRLRVVGRAGVGVDNIDIPAATRRGIAVLNAPAANTQSTAELAFALLLAAARRITEADASIRAGEWRRKELRGIQLSGKTLGVIGLGRIGAEVVWRARAFGMRVVAHDPFVSADRASDLGVELASLDELLPACHAITLHVPLSEENRGFIGRKELAAMRQGSILVNAARGGLVDEAALAEALGSGHLGAAGLDVFETEPLPADSPLRDAPQLVFSPHLGASTYEAQRQVSRQIAISVRDALVDGDYSAALNAPFEAEDRDGAGPIMDLGYRLGRLLAGLEDAPPSRIDVRYGGPRDGVLGPLAASVAVGFLERRVDPPLNVVNALSIAAERGLEIVRVRTQAVGDYTNYVELSAASRGATGRGRSRGRRGMVVGGALMGSRMEPRIVRVGTFRIETEPRGTCLLIRNRDQPGVIGAVGTVLGEANANIAEYHLARRKGGGQSFGVVRIDEELPAATLRELEDLDGVEEVRQVNFD
- a CDS encoding alanine--glyoxylate aminotransferase family protein, whose product is MNPPISFGRFFLPGPTEVPPDLFDAMRRPVVGHRSAEVSGLVEAMQPSASRLFRTSRPVYLSTSSATGMMEAAITNLTRRRVLCLTNGSFSKRFHAIAEATGRPADALEAEWGEPNLPERLRDALSAAPGRYDLVTVVHSESSTGVLNPLEDLAAVVHEFDDVLIAVDTVSSLAGAPVKTDEWGLDFVLTGSQKAVALPPGLALAVASERALARAREVEHRGFYFDILKFEKNLERWQTPNTPAVSLFFALERQLARMMEEGLEARWERHDAMARRTYEWVDDTAARTGRPWRVLAPEGYRSPCVTVIMLPDGLTGPEVVSRALAHGYTVAAGYGPLKQPSFRIGHMGEHTLDELEALLAVLDEVL
- a CDS encoding sodium:alanine symporter family protein, with protein sequence MSNVTVRSPQPSGALSPGDFQHEVTAITAADAGSPHGLLEAIQAWVWGVPLIILLLTTGLVYTLLLRGLQFRRLGHALWLALVKRREPEGEGDISHFQALMTALAATVGTGNIVGVATAIGAGGPGALFWMWVTGLLGMATKYAEAVLGVRFRETDARGEKAGGPMYYLEHGLGRSPVGRGLAIAFALFATFAAFGIGNGVQSQAVADAMNESFHVPHWIMGLVTAGAVGLVIIGGIRSIGRVASVIVPAMIVLYMGVAGVVLISNAAEIPAAFRLVFEHAFGGQAVAGGALGYTVLQAMRFGVARGIFSNESGLGTGAIAAAAAQTREPVRQALVSMTQTFIDTIVVCTLTGLAILTTGAWESGAEGANMTQLAFDTSLLAGAGDIVVALGLATFAFSTMLGWSYYGERSFAYLFGERVIRPYRLVFVIVIGLAAVVELDVVWLISDILNGLMAAPNLVGLLLLSGVVWRETRSYFNR
- a CDS encoding DbpA RNA binding domain-containing protein, with the translated sequence MDKDQPAGAAETAPPPSEAFDALAGAIERGRHVALVAAEGAGLARVYAAAAVRDLAAGEADGRAFVLTATVDRARRCASRMHAVARADGHEVVVVPGAGAGAVGRAPILVGPPAVLLEGVRRGDIPAAALCTLVLDDVRALEPARAAVEAVVQASGDGARRIATTHARDAGFDELVERWLPRARRWPNELFAEPRAGESGAGRAAGTPVAVASRATREGRLARLAELLHDLTRAGTGAGAATAVSVETAPGAVADVRAALSVAGLRVAAAEGAGAAETDDGVTVRVGAWREIDPAAHAVAFELPPAPEPLARAAAAAEHCYAIVDTLHEQQLELTASRAGLRLAPLAEPADPALMDDVAAFRAHVSAALEEQDLASGALLLAPLLEEHGSARVAAALAGLLRAADRTAPRAGEAAPGQAPRGDAPTRDAAGAPTDASARRATRPTWTKVFVGVGKRDGAGPGDLVGAITGETSVAGGQIGRIDIRQNFTLVDIDSLAADAVVRGLDGSRIKGRQVVARLDRGARRGG
- a CDS encoding potassium channel protein — encoded protein: MSPLRRLFDFSRLEGRLLGAVLFTVSITIIGTIGFAAMPDYNLSDAFFMTVITVSAVGYGEIRTLTDGGRIFASFMIAGGIITLAIWFALITATLVEMNLTQSFKKRRTMKRIDDRRDHVILCGAGRTGLAALKRLATRGTPYVAIERDPAQILEARRIDPDALIIEGDATDDDTLMAAGIQRARGLIASLSADTDNAFVCLAARELNADLTIVGRARSEEAVSKLKKAGADRVVTPNSTGGIQMASLVLRPDVTLFVDFDTPGDAGGMGLLLEQVSVPESSEVAGLTLAESKIQARTGLLVVAIQRGSKAGGDAEGFVYNPGPQEKLRAGDDLVVLGPRSSFAELRDFLS
- a CDS encoding sodium:solute symporter family protein, with amino-acid sequence MDLLTIAVFGYPLVLIAIGVWRSRQIKSHADFMVAGRNVPVALLVGTLICTWIGSGSLFGGAGLAYRTGIAELWFSFGAWVGLLVAFYLAPRVRSIAKYTVPDLLEQRYNAAARVLGTVAIILAYVTIAAYQFRGGGWILSIVTDGAISPTAGMIITCITIVAFTALAGMVSIVSVDLLNGIIITLGIIIGLPYLVLSNGGVGAIAAALPEQHLTVLGGHNVLWVIGVAMPTFLLILGESGMYQKFFSARDAGSAKKAVVGMFLGVVFIETTLALIAIVGRAVFPELADPEQVSLVGRAASETIILHIAANGLPIIGGAILLAAAVAIVLSTGNTFLLVPSTNVSRDLYERFVDPDASEGRKLALQRLCVVLFGGLGLVLLTQFDTVLAMALYAYSLVGASLTPALLAAFLWRRVTPQGGVACIAGGLGSIVGIALLSRFGVDFSATIGGTAFDFASSDYIVIPGVLISLGLLIVVSLLTPPSPEEKWRPFFQETPEKL